The Porphyromonadaceae bacterium W3.11 genome segment GTTAAAGTCGAAACGCCTATCGAGACGCAGTCGCTCATCAATTGCTCAACCTCCTCGGGGGTCTCGCCGAGGCCTACCATGATACCGGTCTTTGCTACAAATCCCTGATCTGCAATATACTTAAGCACCTTCAGCGAGTTATCATATGTAGCTACATGACGTACAGAGGGGGTCAGCCTTCGGACAGTCTCTAGGTTATGTCCTACTACATCGGGCTTTGCCTCTAACACCTTATCCAGAGCTGATAAATCTGCTTGAAAGTCAGGGATGAGCACTTCTATAATCGTATTTGGCGAAGACTTCCGGATCTCTCTTATCGTGTTAGCCCAATGCTGAGCACCGCCATCGGGCAGATCATCGCGATCCACAGAAGTGATGACCACATAACGTAGTCTCATTCGCTTAACACTCTCAGCTACCCGCTTAGGTTCATCAGGGTCAAGGGGGGCAGGAGATTTACATGAAGACGTACCACAGAAGCGGCACGCTCTAGTGCATTCATTACCACCGATCATGAATGTAGCTGTACCTCGGCTCCAGCACTCTGCTTGATTCGGGCACCTACCGCTAGAGCAGATGGTATGCAATGCAGCCTCCTTAATCGTCTCAGAAGTGTTACTATAGCTATCAGTACTGCTAATACTAATCTTTAGCCATTCCGGTTTGCGTAACGGCTTTCCTTCTTTTCTTAGGACGCTCATTTATTCTTCAGATTATCTATAAAGTGATTGGTGACCTGACGGAAGAGATGATTGCGGGTATTTCCACCATAGATACTATGATTCTTGTCCGTATAAACCAACATCCTATAGTCCTTATCAGCCTTAATCAATGCTGGTGTTAGATGCATCACATTCTGCATATGTACGTTATCATCAGCAGTACCCTGGACAATCAGCAATGCCCCCTGTAAATTATCAACAAATGGCATCACAGAAGTATCATGATAGCCTTTAGGGTTCTCTTTTGGGGTACGCATATACCGTTCCGTATAGATAGTATCATATAGTGCCCAATCTGTAGGTGGAGCCACTGCCACTCCTGCAGCGAAGGTTCCTTGTCCGTGGGTCATTGACATCAATACTGTATAACCCCCGAAGCTCCATCCAAAGATACCTATACGACTAGCATCAATATATGGAAGCTCTCCTAAGGCTTGAGCAGACTCGATCTGGTCTTGACATTCCATAAGGCCCATATTCAAGTAAGTTTGCTTCTTGAAATGGCTCCCTCTTCCACCTGTTCCTCTACCATCGACACATGCTATAATGAAACCCTGTTCTGCTAAATATTCTTCCCATCCAAATGAGTATTCATTCATTACAGACTGAGATCCTGGACCACTATACTGAGTCATCACTAAGGGATATTGCTTCGTTGGGTCAAAGTTTGTTGGCTTGATCATCCATGCATTTAACTCTTGACCACTCTTGGTCTTGACGCTCATAAATTCCCTCTTACCATAAGAGATTTGGGATAACCTATTCTTCAAACTTGCATTATCCTCTAATAGCGTCACAGCCTTCGCATCTTTTGTACGATAGATCTCATAGCGAGGAAGATCGGTCGTCGTTTGGTGAGAAAGCAAATAATAGCTTAGATCTGAACTAAACGTTGCTTTACTCACACCTTTCTCTGGAGAAAGATAACGAGTGCGGCCTTTTTTGTCACGTGCCACTACTGTACGATCCATTGGTGTAGGGTATGCTAGAGAATAGACCACCTCTCCATTCGGTGTCACCCCATAAAAGGTATCGATGTCATACTCTCCATCAGTCAATTGCTGCTCCTCTACGCCGCTATGGCTATATCTGTACAGTTGAGGTCGCCCACTCCTCTCACTAACATAGTAGATACCAGTATCATCAAATGCCAGCTGTAACACCCAGCTATTCGAGTCCACATACCATTCATCCTTATCTTGCATCCAGAGACGAGACACACGACTCTGGGGATTAACCTCAAAAGCTCTCATATGATTTTGATGTCTATTGAGCGTGAATATATACAGCTTATCTTTATAGAACTGCATGCGAGGGATATAATACTCCTCATCCAGACCGAGATCTAGAGTAGAGGTTTTACGGTCATCTATAGCATAAAGCCTTATGCTCACTCTGGAGTTATCCTCTCCTGCCTTTGGGTACTTAAAACTATAGGTATAAGGATAATTACCAGAACCAAAGATGGTCATATCATAAGTTTTCACATCACTTTCATCACTACGGACAAATGCTAAGTAACGACTATCCTCACTCCATGCCATTAACTGAGTCAGATACAACTCCTCCTCATAGACCCAGTCAGTTACACCATTGAGTATTTTATTCCATTCTCCATCAGTAGTGACTTGTACTTCACTATCGTAATCGAACTTTTTAATATAGATATTATTATCAATCACATAGGCCGCCATTCTTCCATCAGGAGAAAATTGTGGTACTCTCACACGACTGCCGGCTTTACTCAAAGGCTCTACCCTATTTCTGCGAACATCATAGTGATAAGCATCATAGGTAGCACTACGACGATAAATGGCTTGACGGTCACGCAATATAATAATACGTTGCCCATTATCACTAACGATATAGTCACTAAATGAATCAAACGTACACTCCTTTGCTGTCTTAGTGTCAAAGAGGACCTCTACCTCCTTCCCACTCTCATAGCTGTACTTTATGATTTTAGTACCATCATTGGAGATGACGGTATAGTACTTACCATCAGCCATTGAGCGAAAACCATAACCAGCACTTCTAGGGCTGTACGCTCCAGAATAAATATCCTTCAAAGCAAGCTTCCCTGCCGCATCAGCACATGGCAAAAACAGCAACAGAGTAAGCATTAAAAATAATTTACTTACTGTTCTCATTTTCTCTATATAACTTATAATTACGTCCTACCACAAAGATACTTTTTTTATCCCAATAGATACGATAATGGGAGAAGGCTTTTTCGTGATGAAGCCACTGAACGTGCCAATGTATTATAAATTGATCAGAGAAGGAGTACTTAGGATTTTTAACTGATTATTTGCAAGACTGCGTCAAAACTCCTCATCAAAAGAAATATGGGAATATCCCTAAAGCTTATGCTCAGCAAAATATTGCCATAGGGTATCGTGAGCTGGATAAGGTGCCGTAAGATGCAACTCCTCCTTTGTAACCGGATGAATAAAGGTGATACTATATGCGTGCAATGAGATAGAAGCATCAGGCAGAGAACGCCGTGCACCATACTTTAGGTCTCCCCGAATAACAGAACCAATACTACTCAGCTGCACCCTTATTTGATGATGCCTACCCGTCTGTAGTTCTACTTCTAGCAGGGTGTAATGGTCACTAGACCCAATGGTGCGATACTCAAGGATAGCCTCCTTTGCATTGGGGGTGTTTCTTGAGACGACATAGGACTTATTCTGCTGCTGATTTTTCTTTAAAAAATGTCGAAGCTCTCCTGCTGATTGTGCAGGAGGAGCCTCGACTATAGCATGATAGACCTTTCGAACCTGATCCTTACGAAAGAGTTCATTCATCCGACTTAAGGCCTTAGAGGTCTTAGCAAAAACCACTATACCACTCGTAGGACGGTCCAGACGATGTACCACCCCGAGATATACGTTCCCAGGTTTATTATACTTTTCTTTGAGGTACTGCTTGATCAGTTCAGGCAACGGCTCATCCCCCGTTTTATCGCCTTGAGTAATTTCCCCAGCAGCCTTATTAACCACTATGAGGTGGTTATCCTCGTAAAGAATCTCCATCGGCAATCACATGACCATACCACCGCACACATTCAGTACTTGGCCTGTAATATAGCTTGCAGCATCACTAGAAAAGAATGTCACAGCTTGTGCGACCTC includes the following:
- the lipA gene encoding lipoyl synthase — protein: MSVLRKEGKPLRKPEWLKISISSTDSYSNTSETIKEAALHTICSSGRCPNQAECWSRGTATFMIGGNECTRACRFCGTSSCKSPAPLDPDEPKRVAESVKRMRLRYVVITSVDRDDLPDGGAQHWANTIREIRKSSPNTIIEVLIPDFQADLSALDKVLEAKPDVVGHNLETVRRLTPSVRHVATYDNSLKVLKYIADQGFVAKTGIMVGLGETPEEVEQLMSDCVSIGVSTLTIGQYLRPSKKQIPVEEYVHPDQFLRYKEIGEALGLSHVESGPLVRSSYKADQQFSAAKEHRSLRDI
- a CDS encoding DPP IV N-terminal domain-containing protein — its product is MRTVSKLFLMLTLLLFLPCADAAGKLALKDIYSGAYSPRSAGYGFRSMADGKYYTVISNDGTKIIKYSYESGKEVEVLFDTKTAKECTFDSFSDYIVSDNGQRIIILRDRQAIYRRSATYDAYHYDVRRNRVEPLSKAGSRVRVPQFSPDGRMAAYVIDNNIYIKKFDYDSEVQVTTDGEWNKILNGVTDWVYEEELYLTQLMAWSEDSRYLAFVRSDESDVKTYDMTIFGSGNYPYTYSFKYPKAGEDNSRVSIRLYAIDDRKTSTLDLGLDEEYYIPRMQFYKDKLYIFTLNRHQNHMRAFEVNPQSRVSRLWMQDKDEWYVDSNSWVLQLAFDDTGIYYVSERSGRPQLYRYSHSGVEEQQLTDGEYDIDTFYGVTPNGEVVYSLAYPTPMDRTVVARDKKGRTRYLSPEKGVSKATFSSDLSYYLLSHQTTTDLPRYEIYRTKDAKAVTLLEDNASLKNRLSQISYGKREFMSVKTKSGQELNAWMIKPTNFDPTKQYPLVMTQYSGPGSQSVMNEYSFGWEEYLAEQGFIIACVDGRGTGGRGSHFKKQTYLNMGLMECQDQIESAQALGELPYIDASRIGIFGWSFGGYTVLMSMTHGQGTFAAGVAVAPPTDWALYDTIYTERYMRTPKENPKGYHDTSVMPFVDNLQGALLIVQGTADDNVHMQNVMHLTPALIKADKDYRMLVYTDKNHSIYGGNTRNHLFRQVTNHFIDNLKNK
- a CDS encoding RluA family pseudouridine synthase, which codes for MEILYEDNHLIVVNKAAGEITQGDKTGDEPLPELIKQYLKEKYNKPGNVYLGVVHRLDRPTSGIVVFAKTSKALSRMNELFRKDQVRKVYHAIVEAPPAQSAGELRHFLKKNQQQNKSYVVSRNTPNAKEAILEYRTIGSSDHYTLLEVELQTGRHHQIRVQLSSIGSVIRGDLKYGARRSLPDASISLHAYSITFIHPVTKEELHLTAPYPAHDTLWQYFAEHKL